In Spirochaetaceae bacterium, the DNA window TATCGGAAAGAATGCGTACCCAAATCCGCGGTACCAACCAAGCTGTACGCAATGCTAACGATATGATTAGCTTTGTACAAACCACCGAAGGTTACCTTGGCAACACCGGCGAAGCTATCCAACGTATGCGCGAACTAGCTGTGCAA includes these proteins:
- a CDS encoding flagellin, which gives rise to MIINHNISAINANRNLTMNGVAQTRSMGRLASGERINRAADDAAGLAVSERMRTQIRGTNQAVRNANDMISFVQTTEGYLGNTGEAIQRMRELAVQ